CCACGCGGATGCGCGTGCCCGGCGGCAAGGCGGCAGGGGCATCGGATGTGACCACGCCATGGTCGACCACCCGCTTCCAGCCTTCCTGCGCATCGCGGGGCCGGCTTTCGATGGTCAGCCGCGCAACCGAGCCTATTGAGGGCAGCGCCTCGCCGCGAAAACCAAGCGTAGCAACGAGTTCGATCTGTTCGTCAGGCAGTTTCGACGTGGCATGGCGTTCCAGCGCCAGAGCGATCTCGTCGGACCGCATGCCGCAGCCGTCGTCGGTAACCTCAATCATGTCCAGGCCGCCCGAGGCGAGGCGCACGGTGATTTCCGTAGAACCCGCGTCGATCGCATTCTCGACCAGTTCCTTGAGCGCAGCCGCCGGCCTCTCGACCACTTCGCCGGCGGCGATGCGGTTGACCAGGTGTTCAGGCAGGCGGCGGATCGTAGGCATATGATTCTCGGCTGATGAAGGAGCGCAGACCGTCAATGACGCGATGCGGCGACAAGAGAGCGAATCTAGCGACGAAGCGCAGGAAATTCGAGACGGGCTTGCTGCGTTTCCCCCCGGAAAAGGCCACAATATTTTGGCCTTTCCCAAATCGATGGGCTAAGGGGTGCCCTCCCACGTAAAAACGCCTCTCGCTGGTTCCGAAACTCATTCGGCAAGCGATTGGAAAGAAACGGATTTTAGATGGCCGGCGTCTTCTCGCGATTCTTCAAACTCGGCTCCCAGAACATGGCGATCGACCTCGGGACAGCTAACACGCTTGTCTACGTGCAGGATCGCGGAATTGTCCTGAACGAACCTTCGGTCGTCGCGATCGAGACGCTGAACGGCATCAAGAAGGTCAAGGCAGTCGGCGACGACGCCAAGATGATGATGGGCAAGACCCCGGACAACATCGAGGCCATCCGCCCGCTGCGCGACGGCGTTATCGCCGACATCGAAATTGCGGAAGAGATGATCAAGCATTTCATCCGCAAGGTGCATGGCAAGAAGAACCTCTTCCGTTATCCCGAGATCGTGATCTGCGTGCCGTCGGGTTCCACGTCGGTGGAACGCCGCGCCATCCGCGACGCGGCCAGCAATGCAGGCGCCAGCCAGGTCTACCTGATCCTCGAGCCTATGGCCGCAGCGATCGGTGCCGACATGCCGGTGACCGAGCCGGTCGGCTCGATGGTGGTCGACATCGGCGGCGGCACCACCGAAGTCGCGGTACTCAGCCTGCGCGGCCTTGCTTACACCACTTCAGTGCGTGTCGGCGGCGACAAGATGGACGAATCGATCGTCTCCTACGTACGCCGTCACCACAACCTCCTGATCGGCGACGCCACGGCGGAACGCATCAAGAAGGACTACGGCATCGCCATCATGCCGGCGGACGGCATCGGCGAGACGATCCACATCAAGGGCCGCGACCTCGTCAACGGCGTGCCCAAGGAAATCACCATTTCCCAGGCGAACATCGCCGAGGCGTTGGCAGAGCCGATCGGACAGATCATCGAAGGCGTGCGTATCGCGCTTGAGAACACTGCGCCTGAACTCGCTGCTGACATCGTCGACCAGGGCATCGTGCTCACCGGCGGCGGCGCCCTGATCCAGGGCCTCGACGCCTATCTGCGCGAAGAAACCGGCCTTCCGGTCTGCGTCGCCGAAGACCCGCTGTCCTGCGTGGCGCTGGGCACCGGACGCGCGATGGAAGACCCGATCTATCGGGGCGTCCTGATGTCCGCCTGATCCAATGCGAGGTGCGGCGGCCGATCCTACGGACGGTCGCCTCCCTCATGATGTGCGCGGCGGGCCTTTCCTGCACGGATACGCCGCGAAAATGACAGGAGTGCATGGCGCATGGCACCGCCAGCAAATCGGCGCTCCGGTTTTTCCCGCAGGGCGCAGTATTCGACGTTCTTCAGTTATACTGCCGGCGTCATCGGCGCGGTGGTTGGCCTTGTCCTGCTGGTTGTCGCGATCGTAAATCCCGGCGCTTTTGCGTTGCTGCGCGGGGCTGCCGCTGACGTAACCGAACCCGCCGCACAGGCGAGCGCCGGTGGCCGCAGCGCGACGAGGACTTTCTTCGGCGAGGTTTCCGGCTTCTTCAAGACCGGAAGCGAACACGCCCGGCTGGAACGAGAACTCGCGGAAGCCAAGGTGCGCCTTGCTGAAGCGCAGGCCACCAAGGATGAAAATCGCCGCCTCAAGCAGTTGCTGGACTTGCGCAACGATGATGTGCAGCCGGTTGCTTACGCACGCCTCGTTGGCTCCACCGGTGCCAGTACGCGGCGTTTCGCCACATTGGGCGCCGGCGCGGATCGCAGTGTTGCCAAGGGTATGCCTATACGCTCGCCGCTGGGCCTCGTCGGCCGCGTGCTCGAAGTCGGCGCGTCTAGTTCCCGGGTCCTGCTGATCACCGACACCGAAAGCCTGGTCCCGGTGCGCCGTGCGCGCGATGGCGTTTCCGCCTTTGCGCAAGGCCAGGGCGACGGCACCATCCGCATCCGCCTCGTCAACCTGGGGCTCAACCCGTTACGTCCCGGCGACGTAATGGTGACCACGGGATCGGGCGGCCTTTATCGCCCCGGCACGCCGATGGCCGTCATCACCAAGCTGCTGCGCGATGGCGCCATCGCCCGCGTGCTCAGCAATCCATCCGATACGGACTACGTGACCGTTGAAAGGACTTGGGCACCTGCGCCGCCCCCCGTTGCCGAAGCCCGGCCCGGGAGCGAATAGGCATGCCGCTGCTATCCCGCACGGAAAGCGTGGTCAGGCAGAGGATCAACCGCAGGCCTTCGCGCGTCCTCGCCGGCAGCCTGCCGTGGCTGACGATCATGCTTGGCTCGGTCGCGCCTGGTTGGCTGCTGATCGCCTCGGCCCCGGTCCTCCCGCCACTGGGATTCCTGATGTTTCTTGCCTGGCGCCAGTTGCGCCCAGGCCTCATGCCGATCTGGGCGGGCCTTCCCCTCGGCGTGTTCGATGACCTTTTTTCCGGCCAGCCATTCGGCACGGCGGTTCTGCTGTGGTCGATCTGCGCGATTGTCCTTGAAGTGATCGAGGCGCGCCTGCCCTGGCGTAATTTCCTGACCGAGTGGCTGGTGGCGATTGGCCTGATCATAGCCTATATTATCCTGTGCCTCGGTATCTCCAATATTGCCGGCGCTGCTGCCCCCCTTCGTGTCATCGTTCCTCAGGTCGTGATCTCAGTGCTATCCTATCCGCTCGTCGGCCGTTTCGTGGCCCTGATAGACCGTCTCCGGCTGACGCCGTTTCTGGTCCTGCGATGAAATTCAGCTTCCGGCGCCTGCTGCGCCAGCCCCACGTCACCACGGGTACACTGCGCAACAGCTTCGACCGGCGCTCGGTGGTGATGACCGGCATACAAGGTGGGATCGGCCTGCTGCTGGCTTCTCGCATGACGTATCTCGCCGTGTTCGAGAAC
The DNA window shown above is from Novosphingobium sp. P6W and carries:
- a CDS encoding rod shape-determining protein, translating into MAGVFSRFFKLGSQNMAIDLGTANTLVYVQDRGIVLNEPSVVAIETLNGIKKVKAVGDDAKMMMGKTPDNIEAIRPLRDGVIADIEIAEEMIKHFIRKVHGKKNLFRYPEIVICVPSGSTSVERRAIRDAASNAGASQVYLILEPMAAAIGADMPVTEPVGSMVVDIGGGTTEVAVLSLRGLAYTTSVRVGGDKMDESIVSYVRRHHNLLIGDATAERIKKDYGIAIMPADGIGETIHIKGRDLVNGVPKEITISQANIAEALAEPIGQIIEGVRIALENTAPELAADIVDQGIVLTGGGALIQGLDAYLREETGLPVCVAEDPLSCVALGTGRAMEDPIYRGVLMSA
- the mreC gene encoding rod shape-determining protein MreC; translated protein: MAPPANRRSGFSRRAQYSTFFSYTAGVIGAVVGLVLLVVAIVNPGAFALLRGAAADVTEPAAQASAGGRSATRTFFGEVSGFFKTGSEHARLERELAEAKVRLAEAQATKDENRRLKQLLDLRNDDVQPVAYARLVGSTGASTRRFATLGAGADRSVAKGMPIRSPLGLVGRVLEVGASSSRVLLITDTESLVPVRRARDGVSAFAQGQGDGTIRIRLVNLGLNPLRPGDVMVTTGSGGLYRPGTPMAVITKLLRDGAIARVLSNPSDTDYVTVERTWAPAPPPVAEARPGSE